One window from the genome of Bacteroidota bacterium encodes:
- a CDS encoding DUF1905 domain-containing protein, giving the protein MPRKKQPDTFRFSAPLEAWKSKSTFYLITFPHVVEEVFGTKSRVRFTGTINGVPVEQALMPGRSGFHYISIGGTLRRKLKLREGDVVHVELKRDERPDDFVELPEALIAALELEPQVKEKFDALTPGYKRSLSYWINSAKGIDTRVNRALEIVKRLENGTLKRSYKKEA; this is encoded by the coding sequence ATGCCACGCAAAAAACAGCCCGACACATTCCGCTTTTCGGCCCCGCTGGAAGCGTGGAAAAGTAAATCCACCTTTTACCTCATCACCTTTCCGCATGTGGTGGAAGAAGTATTCGGCACCAAAAGCCGTGTGCGTTTTACAGGAACCATAAACGGTGTGCCGGTTGAACAGGCCCTTATGCCCGGCCGCAGCGGATTTCATTACATAAGCATTGGCGGCACGCTGCGCCGTAAATTAAAATTGCGCGAAGGCGATGTGGTGCATGTAGAACTGAAACGCGACGAACGCCCCGATGATTTTGTGGAATTGCCCGAAGCACTTATTGCCGCGCTGGAACTGGAACCACAGGTAAAAGAAAAATTTGATGCACTTACGCCCGGCTACAAGCGCAGCCTAAGCTACTGGATAAACAGCGCGAAAGGAATTGATACCCGTGTAAACCGCGCACTTGAAATTGTGAAGCGGCTGGAAAACGGTACGCTGAAACGCAGTTATAAAAAGGAAGCGTAA
- a CDS encoding helix-turn-helix domain-containing protein, whose amino-acid sequence MHQLGQVPVTPHHLLRTEIEQRTTFSLNRCELNVFETHRRAEKVRLTFGGFTITSMLRGKKILHGGNQPLNYIPGETYLVDASEEMVIDFPEAHYKNPTQCTALVIEEDYLNKQLTYINEQFPRNPELNQEWKLNLHQAFLRNDKTIAELSTRLVRIFRSTDPLKDVLVDLKLKELVLALLRLQNNTSLFIEPGQTNERFRAVIEYIRKNITAEISMAELSKMACMSKSVFYRTFANEFGMSPSQLLLQEKINHAKKLLADSQMAVKEVCYASGFSDPNYFSRAFKKLEGVTPLEYKGKFGSPFLSAL is encoded by the coding sequence ATGCATCAACTTGGTCAGGTCCCCGTTACTCCGCACCATTTGCTGCGCACTGAAATAGAACAGCGCACCACCTTCAGCCTCAACCGCTGTGAGCTGAATGTGTTTGAAACGCACCGCCGTGCCGAGAAAGTGCGGCTCACCTTTGGCGGGTTTACCATTACCTCCATGCTTCGCGGCAAAAAAATACTGCATGGGGGCAATCAGCCCCTGAACTACATTCCCGGCGAAACCTATCTGGTAGATGCATCGGAAGAAATGGTGATTGATTTCCCCGAAGCGCATTACAAAAATCCCACACAATGCACCGCGCTGGTTATCGAAGAAGATTATCTCAATAAACAGCTTACTTATATTAATGAACAGTTTCCGCGCAATCCTGAACTTAATCAGGAATGGAAACTCAACCTGCATCAGGCATTTTTACGCAACGATAAAACCATTGCCGAACTCAGCACACGCCTTGTCCGCATCTTCCGCAGCACCGATCCGCTCAAGGATGTGCTGGTTGATTTAAAGCTGAAAGAGCTTGTGCTGGCCCTGCTGCGTTTGCAAAACAACACCTCGCTGTTTATTGAGCCGGGACAAACCAACGAACGCTTTCGGGCCGTTATTGAATACATCCGCAAAAACATCACGGCCGAAATTTCAATGGCCGAGCTCAGCAAAATGGCCTGTATGAGCAAATCGGTTTTTTACCGCACGTTTGCCAATGAGTTTGGTATGTCGCCTTCGCAACTGTTGTTGCAGGAAAAAATCAATCACGCCAAAAAACTGTTGGCTGATTCGCAAATGGCCGTGAAAGAAGTGTGCTACGCATCGGGCTTTTCGGATCCGAATTATTTTTCACGCGCCTTCAAAAAGCTCGAAGGTGTTACGCCGCTCGAATACAAGGGTAAATTTGGCAGCCCGTTTTTGTCTGCGCTGTAA
- a CDS encoding aldehyde dehydrogenase, whose product MSNSVETTAPSANGTAYTNALSAFPGVQVPVFKTRYNNYIGGKFVAPVSGQYFDNISPVTGKAFTQAARSGKEDIELALDAAHKAFATWSKSSAAYRSNILLKIAQVMEDNLELLATVETIDNGKPIRETRAADLPLCIDHFRYFAGVLRAEEGTISEHDEHTVSINLHEPLGVVGQIIPWNFPLLMASWKIAPALAAGCCTVVKPAEQTPTSIMVLMELIGDLLPPGVLNVVSGFGPEAGKPLATSTRIAKVAFTGETTTGRLIMQYASENLIPVTMELGGKSPNIFFPSVADADDEFFDKAVEGAVLFALNQGEVCTCPSRMLVHESIFDKFMDRVIERTKAIKAGNPLDGSVMIGAQASNDQYEKILSYIQIGKEEGAEVLCGGNAAKLGGDISEGYYIEPTILKGHNKMRVFQEEIFGPVVCVTTFKTTEEAIAIANDTLYGLGAGVWTRDAHELYTVPRAIEAGRVWVNCYHAYPAHAPFGGYKKSGFGRETHKMMLGHYRQTKNMLISYNKQKLGFF is encoded by the coding sequence ATGTCAAATTCAGTAGAAACAACAGCCCCTTCAGCCAACGGCACCGCTTATACGAATGCCCTTTCGGCCTTTCCGGGTGTACAGGTGCCTGTGTTTAAAACCCGCTACAACAATTACATCGGCGGCAAATTTGTAGCGCCGGTAAGCGGACAATACTTCGACAATATTTCACCGGTTACCGGCAAAGCCTTTACGCAGGCTGCACGTTCGGGCAAGGAGGATATTGAACTGGCATTAGATGCCGCTCACAAGGCTTTTGCCACATGGAGCAAATCATCAGCCGCCTACCGCAGCAATATCCTGCTCAAAATTGCGCAGGTAATGGAAGACAACCTCGAACTGCTGGCCACAGTTGAAACCATTGACAACGGCAAGCCCATCCGCGAAACCCGCGCAGCCGATTTGCCGCTCTGCATCGACCATTTCCGCTACTTTGCCGGTGTGCTCCGCGCCGAAGAAGGCACTATTTCCGAACACGACGAACACACGGTAAGCATCAACCTGCACGAACCGCTTGGTGTGGTAGGACAAATTATTCCGTGGAACTTCCCGCTGCTTATGGCCAGCTGGAAAATTGCGCCGGCACTGGCGGCCGGATGCTGCACCGTAGTGAAACCGGCCGAGCAAACGCCTACTTCCATAATGGTACTCATGGAACTCATCGGCGATTTGCTGCCTCCCGGTGTACTTAACGTAGTGAGCGGCTTTGGTCCCGAAGCAGGCAAACCGCTGGCTACATCCACCCGCATTGCCAAAGTAGCATTCACCGGCGAAACCACTACCGGCCGCCTCATTATGCAGTATGCTTCCGAAAACCTCATTCCGGTTACCATGGAACTGGGCGGAAAATCGCCCAATATCTTCTTCCCCAGCGTGGCCGATGCCGATGATGAGTTTTTCGATAAAGCCGTAGAAGGCGCTGTGCTCTTTGCGCTCAACCAGGGCGAAGTATGCACCTGCCCCTCGCGCATGCTGGTACACGAAAGCATTTTCGACAAGTTTATGGATCGTGTAATTGAGCGCACCAAAGCCATCAAAGCCGGCAATCCGCTTGATGGTTCGGTAATGATTGGCGCGCAGGCCTCGAACGATCAGTACGAGAAAATTCTTTCGTACATCCAGATTGGTAAGGAAGAAGGCGCCGAAGTACTTTGCGGCGGCAATGCAGCCAAACTTGGCGGCGACATCAGCGAAGGCTATTACATTGAGCCTACCATATTGAAAGGCCACAACAAAATGCGTGTGTTTCAGGAAGAAATCTTCGGGCCGGTGGTGTGCGTAACCACATTCAAAACCACCGAAGAAGCCATTGCCATTGCCAACGATACACTCTACGGACTCGGTGCCGGTGTGTGGACGCGCGATGCGCATGAGCTTTACACTGTGCCGCGTGCCATTGAGGCAGGCCGCGTGTGGGTAAACTGCTACCATGCGTATCCTGCACACGCTCCGTTTGGTGGTTACAAAAAATCAGGCTTCGGACGCGAAACGCATAAAATGATGCTTGGCCATTACCGCCAAACCAAAAACATGCTCATCTCTTACAACAAACAGAAACTCGGTTTCTTTTAA
- a CDS encoding DUF779 domain-containing protein, with protein MQLTENNQPAVLRINATPAALELIDMLKVAFGPLMFHQSGGCCDGSAPMCFARGEFRTGASDVLIGTINNDTPFWMSDDQFQYWKHTQLTLDVVNGRGSSFSLEIPTGKRFIIRSRLFTDEELSQLAEVSRGE; from the coding sequence ATGCAACTTACCGAAAACAATCAGCCGGCTGTATTGCGTATCAATGCCACACCGGCCGCGCTCGAACTTATTGATATGCTCAAAGTGGCCTTTGGTCCGCTCATGTTTCACCAGAGTGGCGGCTGCTGCGACGGTTCGGCTCCGATGTGTTTTGCACGCGGCGAATTCAGAACCGGTGCATCCGATGTACTTATCGGCACAATAAACAACGATACACCTTTCTGGATGAGCGATGACCAGTTTCAATACTGGAAACACACCCAGCTTACACTTGATGTAGTGAACGGACGTGGTTCAAGTTTTTCGCTCGAAATTCCTACCGGAAAACGCTTCATTATCCGCTCGCGGTTGTTTACCGATGAGGAATTGAGTCAGCTTGCTGAAGTAAGCCGGGGTGAGTGA
- a CDS encoding gliding motility-associated C-terminal domain-containing protein: protein MPACNGLENNNYELLIFDRRSNLLFESHNLSAGWDGRVEGHAEKVITDTYVWKIQVQSATARTIIRIRHVNVIR, encoded by the coding sequence ATGCCCGCATGCAACGGCCTTGAAAACAACAATTACGAGCTGCTGATATTCGACCGCCGGAGCAATCTTCTCTTTGAAAGTCATAACCTGAGTGCGGGATGGGATGGCCGTGTGGAAGGACATGCAGAAAAGGTAATAACCGATACCTATGTATGGAAAATACAGGTACAGTCCGCCACAGCCCGCACCATCATTCGTATCAGGCATGTCAATGTGATTCGCTGA
- a CDS encoding sulfite exporter TauE/SafE family protein, producing MESTAPTPRFRYFTSALFVLTAIWGVIYFTVFPEPVSLLSRNWPLILIGVLGAFIGNITAIGGGLVFIPVLMFVYKTDPLSALKLAFVTQAVGMSSGASGWLKRGEVPLKLLWWTIPSLLIGTLIATFVFHPNGMVVKSLFGPVSLVAGVLTLVTLNRSGTLQELPQKAMVPVFLISLLGGLITGWVAIGEGEIIAAFCMLVYGLTATRAIGLGVVLLAVNSIVLALLHSFYFGGVPWDMAIFTMLGVLWGGRLGPWLSQWISIKQSKLVFACIAILDGALITWQALRSLW from the coding sequence ATGGAATCAACAGCACCGACACCTCGATTCAGGTATTTTACATCCGCACTTTTTGTGCTCACCGCAATTTGGGGTGTAATTTATTTCACGGTTTTTCCCGAGCCCGTTTCCTTGCTTTCCCGCAACTGGCCACTGATACTCATTGGTGTGCTTGGTGCGTTTATTGGCAATATTACAGCCATTGGCGGCGGATTAGTATTTATTCCTGTGCTGATGTTTGTGTATAAAACCGATCCGCTGAGTGCGCTGAAACTGGCTTTTGTAACACAGGCCGTGGGCATGAGCAGCGGGGCAAGCGGCTGGCTGAAGCGTGGCGAAGTTCCGCTTAAACTGCTTTGGTGGACTATTCCATCGCTGCTTATCGGTACACTCATTGCAACGTTTGTGTTTCATCCCAATGGCATGGTGGTGAAAAGCTTGTTCGGGCCGGTATCGTTAGTGGCGGGTGTGCTTACACTTGTTACTCTCAACCGCTCAGGCACGCTGCAAGAGCTTCCTCAAAAAGCCATGGTGCCCGTGTTCCTTATATCCCTGCTGGGTGGCTTAATTACAGGCTGGGTAGCTATTGGCGAAGGCGAAATTATTGCCGCGTTCTGCATGCTGGTTTATGGCTTAACCGCCACACGTGCCATCGGGCTGGGCGTGGTGTTGCTTGCCGTAAATTCTATTGTACTGGCCTTGCTGCACAGCTTCTATTTCGGTGGTGTGCCGTGGGATATGGCCATATTTACCATGCTTGGCGTGCTTTGGGGCGGTCGCCTCGGTCCGTGGCTCTCACAATGGATTTCGATCAAACAAAGTAAGCTCGTTTTTGCCTGCATCGCCATTCTCGACGGAGCACTGATTACGTGGCAGGCGTTGCGGAGTTTGTGGTAA
- a CDS encoding T9SS type A sorting domain-containing protein has protein sequence MKKVPAITLLAFVSIIFSFNELFSQVPTLVEDLFQGGQSSYPKNITAVGNKVYFAATSNFASGEELWVSDGTQSGTFQLAEIYPGATGSEPRNFIEVNGMLFFTAKHPTYGEELWMYDPVTNDTNFLKDIYAGTSDSQISNMFNFNGTLLFTAISANEGNEIWKSDGTRQGTMLIKDINLSGNAIDIGFPAYFTSIGNYAYFVAAEPFIGKEIYRTDGTAIGTGLYEEIDTNYTSNPQDLIAVDSILYFRAITAQYGAELYKINSNVGGWEIVKDINPQFTGAYFSINNPASYKMVNLHDTLFFVANNGPSGLGDELWMTSSQDTTAHNISNLNGGIGDSNISHLYVFNGKVYFSATNGVNDNGQELFCTNGTQYLSPALFPFADIISGPNSSSPYSFVTFNNRLYFLAASFDTLYETDGVSWQSIAGQARVSNLCPASNALFFQSYDLTNGYELWKLTPNTTGVESTLSRISLSPNPTPNTFTITTSSPIQQVEIYTLTGQLVYTQLMSPTLTHQIDLGSFESGMYIATITTSEGRSTQRIIKQ, from the coding sequence ATGAAGAAAGTACCTGCAATCACTCTCCTTGCATTTGTCTCAATTATTTTTTCATTCAATGAATTGTTTTCACAAGTACCAACATTGGTTGAAGATTTATTTCAAGGAGGGCAATCTTCCTACCCGAAAAATATTACAGCAGTTGGGAATAAAGTTTATTTTGCTGCGACCAGTAATTTTGCTTCAGGTGAAGAATTATGGGTAAGCGACGGAACTCAAAGTGGAACCTTTCAGTTAGCCGAAATTTATCCCGGAGCTACAGGGTCTGAACCTAGAAATTTTATTGAGGTAAACGGAATGCTATTTTTTACTGCTAAACATCCTACTTATGGAGAAGAACTATGGATGTATGATCCGGTAACTAATGATACTAATTTTCTTAAAGATATATATGCAGGTACCTCTGACTCACAAATTTCTAATATGTTTAATTTTAATGGAACTCTCTTATTTACAGCTATTTCTGCAAACGAAGGGAATGAAATTTGGAAAAGTGACGGAACCCGACAAGGAACCATGTTAATTAAGGATATAAACTTATCTGGTAATGCCATTGATATTGGATTTCCTGCATATTTTACTTCAATTGGAAATTATGCATACTTTGTAGCCGCTGAACCATTTATCGGAAAAGAAATATATAGAACAGACGGAACAGCAATAGGAACAGGTCTTTATGAAGAAATTGATACTAATTATACCTCTAATCCACAGGATCTTATAGCTGTAGATTCCATTCTTTATTTTAGAGCTATTACTGCGCAATATGGAGCCGAACTCTATAAAATTAATTCCAACGTTGGTGGATGGGAAATAGTAAAAGACATTAATCCTCAGTTTACAGGCGCTTACTTTAGTATTAATAATCCGGCAAGCTATAAAATGGTAAATCTTCACGATACATTATTTTTTGTTGCAAATAATGGACCAAGTGGTTTGGGAGATGAGTTATGGATGACATCAAGTCAAGATACAACAGCTCATAATATTTCTAATCTTAATGGAGGAATTGGGGATTCAAATATTTCACATTTATACGTATTTAATGGTAAGGTGTATTTTTCAGCAACTAATGGAGTGAATGATAATGGTCAAGAGTTATTCTGTACAAATGGTACACAATATCTATCACCGGCATTATTCCCCTTTGCAGATATTATTAGTGGCCCTAATTCTTCATCACCCTATTCATTTGTTACGTTCAACAATCGATTATATTTCCTTGCTGCAAGTTTTGATACTCTCTATGAAACAGATGGAGTAAGCTGGCAGAGTATCGCTGGCCAAGCCAGAGTTTCAAACCTCTGCCCGGCATCCAATGCACTTTTTTTTCAGTCTTACGATCTAACAAATGGCTACGAACTCTGGAAATTAACACCCAATACCACCGGTGTTGAATCTACTCTTTCACGTATTTCTCTTTCTCCCAATCCCACCCCAAACACCTTTACAATAACAACCAGCAGCCCCATACAACAGGTTGAAATATATACACTCACCGGTCAGTTGGTTTATACACAGTTAATGTCGCCAACACTCACCCATCAGATTGATCTTGGAAGTTTTGAGAGCGGCATGTATATCGCCACCATCACCACATCCGAAGGAAGATCAACACAGCGAATAATCAAACAATAA
- a CDS encoding serine/threonine-protein phosphatase, whose amino-acid sequence MNLIRRKGNSRRRLRMVISEYVEQHTRKIKQENQLLLRHYMDGQTRMIEMDDSLRYARHLQNSLLPDEARLRELAGDAFLLNIPRDVLSGDFCWCYSKDDLFILAVADCTGHGVPGALMSMLGLNLLNRAVIDQGLTSPAQILTAVDQGMQETFVQHTEQHTRRSYDGMDIALCTINRSTQTLRFAGAMRPMMLLQNHTLTEISGARYPIGGMRFETERTFPEHTLRFETGAQLYLFTDGFADQFGGPQNKKFSRERLRKLIHSIGHNTPSEQRRQQFHETFVLWKGMTEQTDDVLVAGVRL is encoded by the coding sequence ATGAATTTAATCAGGAGAAAAGGGAACAGCCGGCGCCGTTTGCGTATGGTAATAAGTGAATATGTAGAACAGCATACGCGAAAAATAAAACAGGAAAATCAGTTGCTGCTCAGGCATTATATGGATGGGCAAACGCGGATGATTGAAATGGATGATAGTTTGCGTTATGCACGGCATCTTCAAAATTCGCTTCTGCCCGACGAGGCACGTTTGCGTGAACTTGCCGGCGATGCGTTTCTGCTCAATATTCCGCGCGATGTGCTGAGTGGTGATTTCTGCTGGTGTTACAGCAAAGACGATCTGTTTATTCTCGCCGTGGCCGATTGTACCGGGCATGGTGTGCCGGGCGCACTTATGAGTATGCTGGGGTTAAACCTGCTCAACCGCGCGGTAATTGATCAGGGGCTTACAAGCCCGGCGCAAATTCTCACGGCGGTAGATCAGGGCATGCAGGAAACTTTCGTGCAGCACACCGAGCAACACACCCGCCGCAGTTACGATGGTATGGACATTGCGCTCTGCACCATCAACCGCAGCACACAAACCCTCCGGTTTGCCGGTGCCATGCGTCCCATGATGCTGCTGCAAAACCACACACTCACCGAAATAAGTGGTGCACGCTATCCCATTGGCGGCATGCGTTTTGAAACCGAACGTACCTTTCCCGAACACACACTACGTTTTGAAACCGGCGCACAACTCTATTTATTTACCGATGGCTTTGCCGATCAGTTTGGCGGCCCTCAGAATAAAAAATTCTCCCGCGAACGCTTGCGTAAACTCATCCACTCCATAGGTCACAATACCCCCTCCGAACAACGCCGGCAACAGTTTCACGAAACATTTGTACTCTGGAAAGGAATGACCGAGCAAACCGATGATGTGCTGGTGGCGGGGGTAAGGTTATAG
- a CDS encoding FtsX-like permease family protein encodes MNVSLFIARRYLFSRKSHNAINWVTWISVSCVAVVTAALIIILSAMNGLTGLVESLYNSFHPDVRIAPVRGKTFAFTPEQIKQLRAVPGVAWYNEIVEESALAENDGKQIIVTLRGVTDDYARNCRFDTVVREGTFDLHPQGYQGAVPGREIAAKLGLGFMTPVKMYMPRRDRNLAVDMTNLDEAPFREELFFVSGFYAVSNDFDGKYVIVPIASVRKLLDYTNECTSVEIGLKPGTNAAEALQKIAAIAGAELRIQNRYQQNEILFRTLQSEKLWTSIILLFILSIAMFNTIGSLTLLIIEKKKDIGVLWSMGADNRILRRIFFTEGLLISTAGVVIGLVIGLLVVFLQHQFGLVRFDEGFVVEAYPVDVRLSDILLITAAVTGIGLLAAWYPVRVYTKRFQTIRFNG; translated from the coding sequence ATGAATGTATCGCTGTTTATAGCCCGCCGCTATTTATTCTCCCGTAAATCGCACAACGCCATCAACTGGGTGACGTGGATTTCGGTGAGTTGTGTGGCGGTGGTTACGGCGGCACTCATCATTATTCTTTCGGCCATGAACGGTCTTACCGGCTTGGTTGAATCGCTTTATAATTCGTTCCATCCCGACGTGCGTATTGCGCCTGTACGCGGAAAAACATTTGCCTTTACCCCCGAACAAATAAAGCAGCTGCGTGCAGTGCCCGGCGTAGCCTGGTACAACGAAATTGTGGAAGAAAGCGCACTGGCCGAAAACGACGGAAAGCAAATAATTGTAACCCTGCGCGGCGTTACCGACGATTATGCCCGCAACTGCCGTTTTGATACAGTAGTACGCGAAGGTACTTTCGATTTGCATCCGCAGGGCTATCAGGGCGCTGTGCCAGGACGCGAAATTGCTGCAAAGCTCGGACTTGGCTTTATGACACCCGTAAAAATGTACATGCCCCGCCGCGACCGCAATCTGGCTGTGGATATGACCAATTTAGACGAAGCGCCTTTTCGGGAAGAACTGTTTTTTGTAAGCGGATTTTACGCGGTGAGCAATGATTTCGACGGGAAATATGTGATTGTTCCCATTGCCAGCGTGCGCAAACTGCTTGATTATACCAACGAGTGCACTTCAGTGGAAATTGGTCTTAAACCCGGAACCAACGCCGCTGAAGCATTGCAGAAAATTGCGGCCATTGCAGGAGCGGAGCTTCGTATTCAAAACCGCTATCAGCAAAACGAAATTCTCTTTCGTACCCTGCAATCAGAAAAACTCTGGACCTCCATCATTCTGCTTTTCATTTTGTCGATAGCCATGTTCAACACCATAGGCTCTCTCACGCTGCTCATTATCGAAAAGAAGAAAGATATAGGCGTACTCTGGAGCATGGGTGCCGACAACCGCATACTGCGGCGCATTTTCTTTACCGAAGGCCTGCTGATTTCAACGGCAGGGGTGGTAATTGGCCTTGTCATTGGTTTGCTGGTTGTTTTTCTGCAACACCAGTTCGGACTGGTGCGGTTTGACGAAGGGTTTGTGGTAGAAGCCTATCCGGTTGATGTGCGGCTGAGTGATATTTTACTCATTACTGCTGCGGTTACGGGCATTGGTTTGCTGGCGGCCTGGTATCCGGTGCGTGTTTATACAAAACGTTTTCAAACGATTAGGTTTAATGGCTGA
- the rbfA gene encoding 30S ribosome-binding factor RbfA, with protein sequence MDSTRQQKFSRLIQKEMAEIFQIDTRNTFGPVMITVTMVRVSPDLGVAKIYVSLFPVKDKEALLQSIRDKGHELRRLLGNRIRHQVRVIPELIFYLDDSLDYAERIDELLKK encoded by the coding sequence ATGGATTCAACCCGTCAGCAAAAATTTTCCCGCCTCATCCAGAAAGAGATGGCGGAAATCTTTCAGATAGATACCCGCAACACCTTCGGGCCGGTAATGATTACTGTAACCATGGTGCGTGTAAGCCCGGATCTGGGCGTGGCGAAAATATATGTGAGTTTATTTCCGGTAAAAGACAAGGAAGCCCTGCTGCAAAGCATCCGCGACAAAGGCCACGAGCTGCGCCGCCTGCTGGGCAACCGCATCCGGCATCAGGTGCGGGTTATTCCTGAACTTATTTTTTACCTCGATGATTCGCTCGATTATGCCGAGCGTATTGATGAACTCCTGAAAAAGTAA
- a CDS encoding CopD family protein, translating into MYMLYIKSLHVIFVVTWFAALFYMPRLLIYHREAQDKPEPERGILSEQLKIMQRRLWNFIAWPGMTLSWIFGLWTAFNPYPFAFPYPWNQIWFILKFGFVLTLTLYHLKTHFIYKQMQQNIFRWTSMRLRMWNEGATLLLFVIIFLVIPKKNDGWVWALFALVLTALAIYIGVVLYRRHRHAAEKAETTKEETARQTPSNQDHTDVPPIN; encoded by the coding sequence ATGTATATGCTTTACATCAAATCGCTCCATGTAATTTTTGTGGTTACCTGGTTTGCAGCGTTGTTTTACATGCCACGCCTGCTCATTTATCACCGCGAGGCGCAGGACAAGCCTGAACCCGAGCGCGGCATACTCAGCGAACAGCTGAAGATTATGCAACGCCGCCTTTGGAATTTCATCGCCTGGCCCGGTATGACGCTGAGCTGGATATTCGGACTTTGGACTGCATTTAACCCCTACCCGTTTGCATTTCCCTACCCCTGGAACCAGATCTGGTTTATTCTCAAATTCGGGTTTGTGCTTACACTAACCCTGTATCACCTTAAAACCCATTTCATTTACAAACAAATGCAGCAGAATATTTTTCGCTGGACATCCATGCGTTTGCGGATGTGGAACGAGGGGGCTACACTGCTGCTTTTTGTGATTATTTTTCTGGTTATCCCCAAAAAGAACGATGGCTGGGTATGGGCTTTGTTTGCCCTTGTACTGACTGCACTGGCAATCTATATAGGTGTGGTGCTCTACCGCCGGCATCGCCATGCAGCCGAAAAGGCCGAAACAACAAAAGAGGAGACAGCTCGGCAAACACCATCAAACCAGGATCACACGGATGTGCCCCCGATAAATTGA
- a CDS encoding response regulator, with protein sequence MTNEPGRILIIDDEPDIREFVSYNLSRRGYVVETASDGKTGYEAALIFRPHLIILDILMPVMNGYETCMRLRRNPEFSTTRILFLSALNESYARELGIKLEADGYISKPVRMELLLRRVEDWVKRAG encoded by the coding sequence ATGACAAACGAACCCGGCCGCATTCTCATTATCGACGACGAGCCCGACATCCGCGAATTTGTAAGCTACAACCTCTCACGCCGCGGTTATGTGGTGGAAACTGCATCCGACGGCAAAACCGGCTACGAGGCCGCGCTGATCTTCCGTCCGCACCTCATTATTCTCGACATTCTTATGCCGGTAATGAATGGTTATGAAACCTGCATGCGCCTGCGAAGAAACCCCGAATTCAGCACAACCCGTATTCTATTCCTCTCGGCCCTGAATGAATCCTATGCCCGTGAACTGGGCATCAAACTTGAGGCCGACGGCTATATCAGCAAACCTGTACGAATGGAGCTTTTGTTGCGTCGGGTGGAAGACTGGGTAAAACGGGCGGGCTGA
- a CDS encoding tRNA-(ms[2]io[6]A)-hydroxylase, which produces MLGLKLATDPRWVNIVESNIDEILTDHAFCEQKAASNAISLIVHYPEYSDMVEKMSEIAREELDHFQQVHQLILQRGGTLGRERKDDYVNELMQFIKAPNRSREATLVDRLLFAAMIEARSCERFRVLSENIKDPTLAGFYRELMISEANHYTVFIGFARKYGQGVNVDARWQEFLAYEAEVVARYGKKETVHG; this is translated from the coding sequence ATGCTCGGCCTCAAACTTGCCACCGACCCGCGCTGGGTAAACATCGTTGAATCAAACATCGACGAAATTCTTACCGACCACGCTTTCTGCGAACAGAAAGCCGCGTCGAACGCTATTTCCCTCATTGTACATTACCCGGAATACTCCGATATGGTGGAGAAAATGAGCGAAATTGCCCGCGAGGAACTCGACCATTTCCAGCAGGTGCATCAGCTTATTTTGCAACGCGGCGGCACACTTGGCCGCGAACGCAAAGACGATTATGTGAATGAACTCATGCAGTTCATTAAAGCGCCCAACCGCTCGCGCGAGGCTACTTTGGTTGACCGCCTTCTTTTTGCGGCCATGATTGAGGCCCGCAGCTGCGAACGGTTCCGCGTACTCTCCGAAAACATCAAAGACCCGACACTGGCCGGTTTCTACCGCGAGCTTATGATCAGCGAAGCTAACCACTACACCGTATTTATTGGCTTTGCCCGCAAATACGGACAAGGTGTGAACGTAGATGCCCGCTGGCAGGAGTTTCTGGCCTACGAAGCTGAAGTAGTTGCCCGCTACGGAAAAAAAGAAACAGTTCACGGATAA